TTTCGATCCTGAAATACAAAGAGAAGAAGGTGCTCTCGGAAGCCGTCTTAAAGGAAGAACAAAAAGAAGCGATCTCACAATTCGATCAACTGCAGCGTGACCGACAGCGGGCCATCATGCACAGCCCGATAGACGGGACGATCTTAACCAGGAACTTTGAAAATGAGCGGACTTTGCCAGCCGGCGAAATCTTACTGGAAATCGGCCAACTGGAAGATCTCGAAGTGGATGTCGATGTGCTGTCCCAATATGTCGGCAATATCCGGATTGGTTCTCCCGTCGATATCGAAGGACCGGCGATTGGGAACCAGATTGTTAAAGGCAAAGTCAAACGCATCTACCCTAAAGGGTTCACCAAAATTTCGTCTCTCGGCGTCGAGCAGCAACGAGTCAAAGTCATCATCAGCTTCGAAAACAATATCTGGAAAGAGCTGCAAAAGCAGAAACGGAATCTGGGAACCGATTTCCGCGTGCGGGTCAAAATCTACACCGAGATAAAAGAAAACGTCGTCAAAGTTCCCCGATCAACACTGTTTCGTAACGGCTCCGGTCAATGGCAGGCCTTTCTGGTCAGAAATCACAAGACGGTTCTGGTAGACGTGGCGCCGGGTGTGATGAACGATTTTGAAGCCGAAATCCTTACAGGAATTCAAGCGGGAGATCGATTGATTGTCGCGCCCAGTATGAATCTCACACCGGGACAATCGGTTGAAGTCCACCTCATTAAAAACCTGTAAGCGAGTTCAAACGTTTCTATGAGGCAAAGCCGGCCCCGGAAGCACTATTGATCGGAATTTGGCGCGGCTTCTCTGTCGATGATTTTTCCAGCAGGACACTTAGAATTCCGTTTTGCACCGATGCGGTGACTTTATCGGGATCGACGGCAACCGGCATGGGAACCGAACGGCGAAATTGACCGGAAGGTCGCTCACTCATCCGCACAGTCTGACCGGTAGTCGTTGTTGTTCCCGTACTGCGAGTGCCCGTTACGGTCAGCATATTTCCGGCCAGGGTGATATTGATCTCCTCAGCCGTCACGCCGGGTAAATCGAAGTAGACCTGAACCTGTTCTTCCTGTTCCAGCAGGTCAACACGCGGCATCCAGACCGCTTCATTTCCAAACAAGCCCAGCTTGTCCAATGCGCGCTCGCCCTGTTCAACGGCAATGCCTAACAGCTTATCGAACTCAGTACGCAATCGATCAATGGATTTCTGCGCCCCTGCCCCCGAAGTTTCACTTTGCTCCGTCTGCTCAGCCTGAGGTTGTTCGCCGGCTTCTTCTTCCGTAGAAACATGGACGGGCTCAGGATCGGCTTGATGATTTTCTGCAGTTGACATGACAGTCTCCTCTCGAGATCGATGTATGTATCTCGTTTCAATTAATTTCAGATATCCTACTCAGAAAAGGTCGTTGTTCTTTCAGGAACCAATCGACCATACTCCTATTGTCTCACATCTGATTCGAACTGCCAGCAAAAATCTTAAAATTTTCACAGCACTTCTACCTTGAAACCGCAGATTACGAGAAACCAGTTCCGCTCTGGGAATTACTTTTCATCCTCAGTGACACAGGAACTGGCGGCGGAAATCTGATCGTTATTCTGTTTCTGATCGGAAACAGAACAGCCGCCACATTGGGAGCAGCCATCTACGCCTTCCAGATTGGAGAGACCGCCACAGGAACCTTTGATACAGCGGTTACTGAAGATTACGCCTACGGCCATGCCGGCAAAAGCAAGGACAAAAATACCGAGAGCGAACAAGACTGTCGTCATCATAATTTGTTTTCCTCTCCCAATAATTCGCGCCAGTGTGGGGAATAATGCTCTTGAAAGCCGTTCTCTGTCTTCACAATGAAATAAGCGGCGATCTTCCGCTCCTTCGCCCAATTATACCCCTCTTCCGGGCCTAATACCATCAGGCAAGTTGCCGTCGCGTCACAGTTCATGCAAGTTTCTCCCACCACAGTGACAGACGCCAGCGTATGCTTCACAGGCTGGCCTGTACGGGGATCAATGGTATGGGAATAGCTGACGCCATCCACTTCAAAAAAATTGCGGTAATTTCCGGATGTCGCCATCGACAGGTTGGAAAGCGGCACGACACTTTGGACAACCCGCGTTTCACTGACTGGCTTTTCGATTCCAACATTCCAGGGCAGCCCTCGATCATTGTGACCTCGTGCCCGCATCTCCCCTCCGATTTCCACCAGATAGTTTTCAATCGAGTGAGACTCAAGCAGCTCCGCCACCATATCGACGGCATATCCTTTGGCAATGGCAGACAGATCCAGATACACATCGGGAATCAGCTTCTTCAGCACAGGTGGCTCATGCTGCACTTCAATGTGATGATAACCCACCTTCTTCCGAGCCGCTTCTATCTTATCAACAGCGGGTAATGTTTTTTTACCTGGATCAGGACCAAAGTGCCACAGATTCACCAAGGGCCCTACCGTCATATCAAAGGCCCCGTCACTCTCCTTACTGAGAGCGAGACCGGCATCGACCACCGTCACCACCTCAGGAGATACTTCGATCCATTGATCTGGCTCGGCCTGATTGAATCGTGAGAGCTCCGACGTTTTGATGTACGTCGACATCTGCTGATTGATCTCTTGCAGAAGGTGATCGACTTCCTGCTGGAGTTCTTGTTTTTTGATCGCATCATCAGGCCAGGTGCAGATCGTAATATGATACGAAGTCCCCATCGTAGGGCCTTCTATCTGCTGTTTACGAAACTTGTCTGCAACAGAAGCACTCTGATTTGATTCGCACCCAGTCAGCGTTAAACCGAGCAGCAGTAAAACTGCCGCTCGACAAAGCCTAACTTGTATTGGCTTAACCGAAATCATCATACCTGATGTTCTCAGGTTCTACACCCAGATCGTCTAGCATATTCCGCACTGCAGAGAGCATCATTGGCGGACCACAAATATAATATTCGCAGTCTTCGGGTGCTGGATGTTTACTTAAATACTCATCCAGTAAGACCTGATGGATGAAACCTTGCAATCCGTCCCAGTTATCTTCCGGCATTGGGTCCGATAAGGCGATATGCATTTTGAAATTCGGGAACTGTTCTTCAATTGCCCGGAATTCATCTTCATAGAACATTTCCCGCAAGCTGCGAGCACCGTACCAGTACGAAACTTTCCGGTCAGTTTTACGTTCTTTGAACAATTCGTAGATATGTGATCGCAGTGGAGCCATACCGGCACCACCACCGATGTAGATCATTTCTGCATCGGTATCTGCGATGAAAAACTCTCCATACGGACCGGAGATCGTCACTTCGTCGCCCGGCTTCAGATTGAAAATATAGGAAGACATCTTGCCGGGTGGCGTTCCTTCAGGCGAACGGGGTGGCGGAGAAGCAACACGCACGTTAAGCATGATGATTCCTTTTTCACCCGGATAGTTGGCCATCGAGTAGGCACGAATCGTTTCTTCTTCGACTTTCGATTCGAAACGCCATAAGTTGAACTTATCCCAGTCTTCCTTGTATTCATCGGGAATGTCAAATTCGCTGTATTTCAGATGATGCGGAGGTGCTTCGATCTGGATGAAACCACCGGCCTTAAAGGCGACATCTTCTCCTTCAGGCAGTTCCAGCACCAACTCTTTAATGAACGTCGCTACGTTGTCATTCGACCTGACTTTGCAGACCCATTTTTTGGTTTCGAAGACTTCCGG
This window of the Gimesia fumaroli genome carries:
- a CDS encoding efflux RND transporter periplasmic adaptor subunit, which translates into the protein MSRKSIIITVILFCGLGAAYFLSGTPLPVDVTVAETGEVKAFVEERAKTTLPRIYRIAMPLNGRILPITVKEDQKVTKGQIVAQMDTSDLDAEVAKAKYRVEQFAKKIIEQADNRLEDNSLDQFDEFLKSMDLTVEAASKQQEASKAKWEFARSEFDRKYQLSKRNAISESELNEADLFKKQSEIDYQKDILTWRSLQAVQSAMQIGKISILKYKEKKVLSEAVLKEEQKEAISQFDQLQRDRQRAIMHSPIDGTILTRNFENERTLPAGEILLEIGQLEDLEVDVDVLSQYVGNIRIGSPVDIEGPAIGNQIVKGKVKRIYPKGFTKISSLGVEQQRVKVIISFENNIWKELQKQKRNLGTDFRVRVKIYTEIKENVVKVPRSTLFRNGSGQWQAFLVRNHKTVLVDVAPGVMNDFEAEILTGIQAGDRLIVAPSMNLTPGQSVEVHLIKNL
- the nqrF gene encoding NADH:ubiquinone reductase (Na(+)-transporting) subunit F, giving the protein MIIEILFGVLMFTGIVLALVAIILIAKSKLVASGNVTITVNEQKKIEVPAGGKLLGALAENQIFVSSACGGGGTCAQCEVKVLEGGGDILPTERSHFNNREVKEGCRLSCQVPVKTDMDIEVPPEVFETKKWVCKVRSNDNVATFIKELVLELPEGEDVAFKAGGFIQIEAPPHHLKYSEFDIPDEYKEDWDKFNLWRFESKVEEETIRAYSMANYPGEKGIIMLNVRVASPPPRSPEGTPPGKMSSYIFNLKPGDEVTISGPYGEFFIADTDAEMIYIGGGAGMAPLRSHIYELFKERKTDRKVSYWYGARSLREMFYEDEFRAIEEQFPNFKMHIALSDPMPEDNWDGLQGFIHQVLLDEYLSKHPAPEDCEYYICGPPMMLSAVRNMLDDLGVEPENIRYDDFG
- the nqrM gene encoding (Na+)-NQR maturation NqrM, producing MMTTVLFALGIFVLAFAGMAVGVIFSNRCIKGSCGGLSNLEGVDGCSQCGGCSVSDQKQNNDQISAASSCVTEDEK
- a CDS encoding FAD:protein FMN transferase, translated to MGTSYHITICTWPDDAIKKQELQQEVDHLLQEINQQMSTYIKTSELSRFNQAEPDQWIEVSPEVVTVVDAGLALSKESDGAFDMTVGPLVNLWHFGPDPGKKTLPAVDKIEAARKKVGYHHIEVQHEPPVLKKLIPDVYLDLSAIAKGYAVDMVAELLESHSIENYLVEIGGEMRARGHNDRGLPWNVGIEKPVSETRVVQSVVPLSNLSMATSGNYRNFFEVDGVSYSHTIDPRTGQPVKHTLASVTVVGETCMNCDATATCLMVLGPEEGYNWAKERKIAAYFIVKTENGFQEHYSPHWRELLGEENKL
- a CDS encoding Hsp20/alpha crystallin family protein, which translates into the protein MSTAENHQADPEPVHVSTEEEAGEQPQAEQTEQSETSGAGAQKSIDRLRTEFDKLLGIAVEQGERALDKLGLFGNEAVWMPRVDLLEQEEQVQVYFDLPGVTAEEINITLAGNMLTVTGTRSTGTTTTTGQTVRMSERPSGQFRRSVPMPVAVDPDKVTASVQNGILSVLLEKSSTEKPRQIPINSASGAGFAS